One segment of Vallicoccus soli DNA contains the following:
- a CDS encoding DUF998 domain-containing protein, which produces MPRHPVLLVALPLAAFAGLVALGGALQPGYDQGRDYVSSLAAVGARAPAVGVAAVAVLALAHAAGALVLRRATGARAAPALLLGCAAAGLVVAAARIPCPGGSAGCGTGAPAAAPTTAGDVHGAAVAAYAVLVALAMLAAARPALRAGHRLLAAASPVLAVASLALVLAQDAAASPGGLQRAWLAVSAAWLLLAAGAAAAGRGRTGP; this is translated from the coding sequence GTGCCGCGCCACCCCGTGCTCCTCGTCGCCCTGCCGCTGGCCGCGTTCGCCGGGCTCGTCGCGCTCGGCGGCGCCCTGCAGCCCGGGTACGACCAGGGCCGCGACTACGTGAGCAGCCTCGCCGCCGTCGGCGCGCGGGCGCCCGCGGTCGGCGTCGCCGCGGTCGCGGTGCTGGCGCTCGCCCACGCGGCGGGCGCCCTCGTGCTGCGCCGGGCGACCGGCGCGCGGGCGGCGCCGGCGCTGCTCCTGGGCTGCGCGGCGGCGGGGCTCGTCGTCGCCGCCGCGCGCATCCCGTGCCCCGGCGGGTCCGCGGGCTGCGGGACCGGCGCGCCGGCCGCCGCGCCCACGACCGCGGGCGACGTGCACGGCGCGGCCGTGGCGGCGTACGCGGTGCTGGTCGCGCTCGCCATGCTCGCCGCCGCCCGGCCGGCGCTGCGCGCAGGGCACCGCCTGCTCGCCGCGGCATCGCCGGTGCTCGCCGTCGCGTCGCTCGCCCTCGTGCTCGCGCAGGACGCGGCCGCGAGCCCCGGCGGCCTCCAGCGCGCGTGGCTCGCGGTGAGCGCGGCGTGGCTGCTCCTGGCGGCTGGCGCCGCCGCGGCCGGGCGCGGTAGGACGGGGCCGTGA